The DNA region TCGACAGGGTATATGGAATTCAAAGGCATTTTAGGCCATAAAGGATCTGAGAGTGGTTCCGATATTGAAAAAGGTCCGAAAGAGTTTGACAGAAGGAATTCTGCTCTACATCAGGAAAGAAGTAATTATGGCTCGGCTCGATCAATTCCTAGAACTTCGTCAAATCAAGATAGCAACCGGGTCCTTCACGGTATTTCTTCTTCTGGATCTTCTAACAGCTTATCAACGAGGATGAAGATTCTATGCAGCTTTGGTGGTAGAATATTACCGCGGCCAAGTGATGGAAAGCTTAGATATGTTGGAGGTGAAACACGGATTATTAGCATAAGAAAGGACATAACTTGGCCGGAGCTTATGCATAAAATATCATCAATCTATAATGATACTCGAGTAATAAAATATCAGCTCCCCGGAGAAGATCTCGATGCCCTAGTTTCAGTAACGTCTGATGAGGATCTGCGGAATATGATGGAGGAATGTCATGATCTACAAAGAAGGAGAGGATCGTTAAAGCTTCGGATGTTCCTGTTCTCTATATATGATTTGGATGATACTCAGTTTGGTCTAGGTAGCATGGATGGCGGTGATTCTGAAGTCCAGTATGTAGTGGCTATTAATGGCATGAACGTGGAATCAAGAAGCAACTCTATACTTCGTTGTGCCGGAAGTTCTAATGATATACAGGAATTAGACCGACAAACTATTGACAAGGAGACTAAAAGAGCTATGGTTGAATCGTATGGTGTCGGCAGTTCTTCCTTGACTGGAAATGTTAACCCAGTATTGACAATTCCGTCTTCGCAACCAATGCTACCAACATCCTCAAATGCTTATGAAGCATATCCATTCTTTTACGAGGATCCGATCGTTCAACAAGGGGGAACTAGTCAATATCCAATACATAATGCCCCCTTTCCTTCTAACAGTTCGGCTCGTAATCTAGTAGACACTCCGGTTTCTTTGCCTACTTTTGGTGTTGCGAGCCAAGGAATCGCGAGCCAAGGACAAGCATCCAGTGAGTTGCAAGTTCAAAGTTCTCTTCCTTCGCGTCCATTTGAGGGAAGTTTGCAAGGTAATTTATCGGAGGCGTCTGTTCCAGTTCCAGCTGCTGTATCAGAAACATTTCATCCTGCACTGCCATTAGACAACAAGATTTCGGCTGCTGAATCTGAAGTGCTGAATCCTACACAGATTTCAAGATCTGGTGAAGATGACTTCTATCCTGCATCCACAGATGCATTCAGTCGTGCTCTTGTTGATGCTGAGTCCAATATAATCGATTTCAGTTGCCTTGAACCACCTCCACTTCCTAATAGAGTATATTATTCGGAGAGAATTATTCCCAGGGAACATGCAGATTTGTTGAACAGGTCTGCAAAGTCAGACGATGCATATGGTTCGCACTTGCTCATGGCAGATTTACTTTCTGATTTGAACCGTATGAATTCAGTTAACGAATCCAGTGACATGTTTCACAATGAGAATCTGTCGAATTTGAACACGGTGTCCAACTCATCATCAGCAAAGCCCTTGCATACAGATGGCCATGCCATCAGCAACAAACATTTGCCTGATGCAGCAACTCAGGTGAACCCAAAGTTATATCAGCTTGCGGATTCTGATTTGAAGCCGGTATTGTCAGATAacaaaatttctgaaaatgagACAAATACCTCAAAAGATAGCCATAAAATTCTCCCAGTTGATGAAACCAAGGGCACTGAAAGTCTTGCTTTTCGCCGGGTTCCTTCTGTTGAACATAATGAGAATCTAGCATCTAAAATTCAAGACCAAAATTTGTCTGAGGCTCCTACAAGGGAACCTCTTGATGCTAAATCCAAACCTTCTCAGGGTGACATTCTGATTGATATCGAAGACAGGTTTCCCCGTGATTTCCTTTACGATATGTTCTCGAAAGCAATTCATTCTGAGGATTCCGCAAACATTAGTCCATTGCCAGCCGATAGAGCAGGTTTGAGCTTGAAAATGGACAATCACGAGCCTAAAAGTTGGTCATATTTTCAGAAGTTGGCACATGAAGGGTTTGATAATGTTTCTCTAATTGATCAGGATAATCTCGGGTATTCATCAGCTGTAAGCAAAGTAAAAGAAGGAGATAGTAAGTTCAATATTTCCGCTCCTCCACCAGCAGACGTTATTGTTTTGACAGGACCCAAGGAATCCCATTCCAACATTAATTTTGGAGAGGAAAATCAGAAAATCTTACCTGTAAGTAGTACTAAACCCGAGGCTATTGTTTTTCAACCAGAAAACAACCATTCTGAACTTAAGGCCAATGAAAATAAGAACATGAACGCCGCCCCCGTGGAAAACGTTAGGCCACAGGAGTCTGAATATCAAGTATGTTTTTAATGGCTCTTTATCTTATGAAACTGCACATATATGTTCCTTTTTTGCTTACAAACCCTTTGACGGACTGAATGTAGGATGGCAATAATGAGACAAGGGATGTGGTTGTAGCTCCTCAAGAGATTAGTTTTGATGAGTTTGACATTAGTACTTTGCAGGTAAAACCATACTTTTAATGTATCATAGTACGTCAGCGCTGATGCATTATGAGTATCGGAAAATGGATTCTTCAATTACTATATTTCTTATGTATAAATGATGCTCATGACAGATCATAATGAATGCGGATCTTGAAGAGCTGAGAGAACTTGGTTCTGGCACTTTTGGGACTGTGTATCATGGAAAATGGAGAGGATCAGATGTTGCAATTAAAAGAATAAAGAAGAGTTGTTTCTCTGGTCGGTCTTCAGAACAAGAAAGACTGGTAACTTGTCTATAAATCACGTGGagttatttttgttttgttttcctTTATTTGTCATGCCGCTATTTATTAGAATGACTTATATCAGTGAAATTGATGTATTATTTAGACGATAGAGTTCTGGCGGGAAGCTGACATACTTTCTAAGCTTCATCATCCAAATGTGGTGGCTTTTTATGGCGTAGTTCAAGATGGACCAGGAGGAACAATGGCGACTGTTACGGAGTTCATGGTGGACGGTTCTCTACGACATGTTTTGCTACGAAAGGATAGGTATTGGTGATTATTGATTCAGAAAATTGTTAAAGGGATTTTTGCATGATCTTATCATGATTCTTTCCAGGTACCTTGATCGTCGCAAGAGGCTAATAATTGCCATGGATGCAGCATTTGGAATGGAGTATTTACATGCAAAAAACATTGTTCATTTTGACTTGAAATGTGACAATTTGCTTGTGAACTTGAAAGATCCTTTACGGCCAATTTGCAAGGTATTTATTTACTCAAGTGTTGGTGATTATTGATTCTATTAAACTACGTCTTCAGTATTTTGACAATGTTGAGAAACTTGATTTTCACCAGGTTGGCGATTTCGGCCTGTCAAAAATCAAGCGGAATACCTTAGTGACTGGTGGTGTGCGTGGAACACTACCGTGGATGGCACCAGAGCTGCTGAATGGGAGCAGCAATAAGGTTTCAGAAAAGGTAAAGTTTAACATCATCAGTAGAAATTTAGTCACTATTAGTAACAATTAATGCAGATTTCAGCATTGACCGAAACAAAAATAATGGTTAAATCTTTGTCTTTATGAAATTCGTGATTTCTTGCTGAAGCTTTGGTGACTAATGCTATCTTGCAAAATGTTTAGGTTGATGTATTCTCCTTTGGGATTGTATTATGGGAGATTCTTACCGGTGAGGAACCATATGCTAATATGCACTATGGTGCAATCATAGGTACTGTTCTTTTCTCTTCTCTATGAAACTCTCTTTTCAATATCTTGGACTCAGTTGTGTTGAGCCTCTAAAAATATTTAATCTTATAAAATTATTATGAGTGTCAACATGTCAATGTCAGGGTCGTGTCCAGTGTCAACAGGTCAATGTCAGGGTCGTGTCCGGTGTCTGTGTCAGTGCCTGAGTGCCTGATAGCCTGTAGCATATCTATTTCACTTGTTGTCATATTTTTGCATGCATAAAGAAACCGATTTTTCCTCCATCCTATTCAAGTTCTATATTTTCACTCACTCTCTTGCAACTCTTAACAGGAGGTATTGTGAACAACACACTAAGACCTACCATCCCAAGTTTTTGTGATCTAGAATGGAGAACACTAATGGAGCAGTGTTGGGCACCTAACCCTGCAGTCAGGCCATCATTTACAGAAATTGCGCGCCGCTTGCGTGTGATGTCTGCAGCTTCTAGTCAGACCAAAGGACAAGGACACAAAGCATCTAAATGATAATCAACAGATTTGATCTGATGCAAACCTATATATATGTATTAAATTTAAATACATTCAATTGAGCTATAAAATTGTATATGTGTTACAACTATATGAAGGACATTAGTATCTGTTTGTATTGTAATTTCTTGGTCTCTCCACCTGTTGTTTCTGTTGCTGGTTGTATAGAGTATATATGTCAATATGTGTGATACCATATATTATAGGATTGTTCAAACAACATTTGTACTTGTGATGTTAATTCCAAAGTGTGTTTTGTACTGTAGTTTGCCTCTTTTCACTCTCTTAGACTATGATTGTATATTGTAAAACAATAGGAGTGGAATTGAGCGGAGCGAGATAGAATAGAGCGGAAGGAAATAAAGATGTCATTCTATTATTTGGGTACTTCATGATAGAATAGAGTAATTCCGCCCAGCCATTCTATTATTTGGGTACTTCATGATAGAATAGAGTAATTTTGAAATTCCGCCCAAATTGGAGTGTAAAAAAAATGATGGGATGAAATGCATTCCATTATATTCCATTCAATTCCATCTTTTTTTTAATGGGTTAAATACACTTTATCTCGTGCAAAGTTAACGAGTTTCAGATTATTCTCCGGGTTAGTTTTTTTATCCCCCTTTTTAATGTAAAGATTTTGGGATATTTGGTCTTCTAATGACACTTGGCATAAAATCTTTTATATTTAATGACTTGGCAGGTGTTGGTTGGTGTAGTTGGCATTTTATTATCTATTAAATTTTTCTTAATTTATTTTTCTGTATTCATTCCATCCACCCCAAACGAATTCTCACTTGATGCCTCAATTGATTTGCGCATTAGTTCCTTCCACTCCAAACTAATT from Lathyrus oleraceus cultivar Zhongwan6 chromosome 1, CAAS_Psat_ZW6_1.0, whole genome shotgun sequence includes:
- the LOC127131359 gene encoding uncharacterized protein LOC127131359, whose product is MQKHQYNSMEPRKEEFHSAPQPVLQDHLDGMHANTRPPPSFNVSENKPVHNFSIQTGEEFALEFMRDRVNVNLKKPSFPNVVGDPNYSTGYMEFKGILGHKGSESGSDIEKGPKEFDRRNSALHQERSNYGSARSIPRTSSNQDSNRVLHGISSSGSSNSLSTRMKILCSFGGRILPRPSDGKLRYVGGETRIISIRKDITWPELMHKISSIYNDTRVIKYQLPGEDLDALVSVTSDEDLRNMMEECHDLQRRRGSLKLRMFLFSIYDLDDTQFGLGSMDGGDSEVQYVVAINGMNVESRSNSILRCAGSSNDIQELDRQTIDKETKRAMVESYGVGSSSLTGNVNPVLTIPSSQPMLPTSSNAYEAYPFFYEDPIVQQGGTSQYPIHNAPFPSNSSARNLVDTPVSLPTFGVASQGIASQGQASSELQVQSSLPSRPFEGSLQGNLSEASVPVPAAVSETFHPALPLDNKISAAESEVLNPTQISRSGEDDFYPASTDAFSRALVDAESNIIDFSCLEPPPLPNRVYYSERIIPREHADLLNRSAKSDDAYGSHLLMADLLSDLNRMNSVNESSDMFHNENLSNLNTVSNSSSAKPLHTDGHAISNKHLPDAATQVNPKLYQLADSDLKPVLSDNKISENETNTSKDSHKILPVDETKGTESLAFRRVPSVEHNENLASKIQDQNLSEAPTREPLDAKSKPSQGDILIDIEDRFPRDFLYDMFSKAIHSEDSANISPLPADRAGLSLKMDNHEPKSWSYFQKLAHEGFDNVSLIDQDNLGYSSAVSKVKEGDSKFNISAPPPADVIVLTGPKESHSNINFGEENQKILPVSSTKPEAIVFQPENNHSELKANENKNMNAAPVENVRPQESEYQDGNNETRDVVVAPQEISFDEFDISTLQIIMNADLEELRELGSGTFGTVYHGKWRGSDVAIKRIKKSCFSGRSSEQERLTIEFWREADILSKLHHPNVVAFYGVVQDGPGGTMATVTEFMVDGSLRHVLLRKDRYLDRRKRLIIAMDAAFGMEYLHAKNIVHFDLKCDNLLVNLKDPLRPICKVGDFGLSKIKRNTLVTGGVRGTLPWMAPELLNGSSNKVSEKVDVFSFGIVLWEILTGEEPYANMHYGAIIGGIVNNTLRPTIPSFCDLEWRTLMEQCWAPNPAVRPSFTEIARRLRVMSAASSQTKGQGHKASK